The stretch of DNA GGGGATGGAGAGCTTGCCACAAATGCTCAACTATCTGTTCCGTATGACTTGGAACACCCCCGCATTCACTTGACGTTTATGTTAAATTTGTTTACTATAGTTAACAAATTTATATAAATATTATGTATTTACAAGTACTTAATAATATAATGAAGTCAAAAAATCTCTCCAGGGCGGATGTGGCGCGTCTGGCGGGTCTCTCCCCGGCGGCGGTGACGAAGTGGTTTAGGGAGGTCAATCCAGAGGGGCGGGTCAATGTCGAGAGCCGAACTCTTTTTCGACTTGCCTCCAGTCTGGGGATTCCTGCTGAAAACCTCTTGAAGCCGACCGCAAATCTCGCTCCTTATCAAACTGAATTTTTATGGGACCGTCTCTATCCCT from Deltaproteobacteria bacterium encodes:
- a CDS encoding helix-turn-helix transcriptional regulator yields the protein MKSKNLSRADVARLAGLSPAAVTKWFREVNPEGRVNVESRTLFRLASSLGIPAENLLKPTANLAPYQTEFLWDRLYPSMEDFIFALIQDRPSAIARLVQQVGFYEASKIIGKKAISLFDRYRRFIHPVRRKQLEVLWPLYL